The genome window CTATGTTATATACAATGCTTATCATAGAAAAATTTAAACTGATGAAAAGGTGGTACGGAGAAAATACCCTTTAAAGCTAATTGGAACACCAGTCCGAATTGTATGTTCTCACTTAAAATATCCTCTGCACTCTACTTTGGTTAGCTGTCCAGCTTAACCTTCCGAATATTTTTAGATGTAAAGGAAATGTGAATTGATTGCTGCAATAAATCTAACCAGCTTAACACAGCACATTAATTGAGGTGCATTCTTCCTttctcaatatatatatatagacatgGAAAAACAAGCATCAGAAAACAAAAATGCAATTATAACTGTGGTCGAAACAAAACCTTCCTGCCTCCTTTGCTACTCGTAGCATCGATGGTCTAATCTTATACTAGATCACTCGCAACACCCACATCTTCAAATTTGGAGGCCTAATCTTATCACCGGTTTAGATTACTGGTATATTGACAGTTGAGAAGAGAGGCACATTAGCTACAACCTCAATCCAACTATATCGTAACTCTGAATAGTCCAATTTTCTCTATCTCAATAGCAGAAACGAATAACACGAAATTCAGAAGACAAAATCCCCATCCTAGGAGCTCCAAACCCAGGTTATGAACGCCAAATTTGAACTGGACCACCATCATCCCGATAGCAGAAAACATGAGCACAAAATGTAGAGGACAAAATCTATATCCTACAAGCTCCACATCTCAGTCATCAGAATGCGAAATTTGAACTGGACCTTCGCAACCATCAACCATAAATCAGAAACCAACACCACGAAGCCGAGTAGAGAAAATCCCTATTCTACAAGCTCGAAATCCCATTCACCCGAATGCCAAATTTGAAATGGACCTTCTGCACCAACATCCAGCGATAAGAAAAAATGTACTCCTCCCGACATAATCAATCCAAAAACCTCCCCTAAAACACAAGCCTCACATCCTCTGATCCAAACTGCTAGTATCGTAAGCACACCAAAAAATCCCCTACTGCTAGTCGTATAACTGAGCACGATTTGACATTACAAAGCCCAATACTGATAAGAACATTAGGCAGGCTATGGCATGTACTTGGTGAGCCATATGCACTCCTCGGGGAACTGCTTGCGCGCCTCGTACGCGATCTGCACGGTGCACTCGACGCCACAACAGAATCCCATCATTTGGATAAGGAATGAATAATATGAGTGAGCAAATTTCAAATCGTTAAATATGACAATTCCTTGTAAAGATTTTTTGTAACAAGCATTTGGGGTTAGAGGAAGACCAGAGAAAATAAAAAATAGCATATGGGAATTCAAAATTGATAAGAGGTAAAAAATCTAATCATATGTAGTCTAACTATATGGTATATAGAATATTGTAATATATTATATAGCAATGATTTTATAGCATATACATGATATATATCAAACAAAATCAACTTTTAGTTGAGTATAATTGACCATAAAGTAAAATTGTTCAAATAATAGTGACAAGAGGCAACCAGATGAGGGGAAACGAGTCGTTATGTAGGTGGCGCCAGTGTCAGGCCACCGGCAGGCGACCACCGAACGGGCAGACAGACGATGGGTGGTGTCGTGGAGCCACTAGACAGGCGAGCGACAAGTGGCATCGTGGGTCCATAGAGCCACTGAGCGGGCTACAAATGCCCCGACCATATGGTGGTGTGGGAGCTCAATGGCCATACCAAGCTAGTTCCTACACatatccaagtgctcaaacatccaagtgcttaatagaatcactcgatgattaatgtaggtgctttgcgaaatgctttggttagttagaccgctattGCGCTTGCTGTAGGTGATCTctggttagttgagtgagtttagaaaacccCCACAATACCCCTCGGATCTTGCACGAGCTATtgagcgagagtcttgcgagaccgtgtcaACTGCGTTTGTGACATGGCCGCCATCGTGTactagagggaacgaggccctCAGCGTTTCGGTCGGAAGCTTGATAGTGAAGACGGTGGGGAGTGTCCGAGAGGAGCCGTATGCAGAGCACCACTTGTGCATGGAGAAGACCTGCGGCTCTCTATGGTGTTACTCAtccatggtgcttggccctcgtgtggacTACCCTTTGCGTAGGATCACCAATGAGGATTAATCGGGACCCtgtgtggttccggatacctcggtaaaaatatcggcggCGTCCAcaggagtttgcatctctacctttgctctttaccttacgcatttacattaagtacttaagtttcaatctcccctttctagttagaatatttaCGATTGGACCTTAGGTTGCAAACTCCTTttgcagtagagatagcaacactcagTCAAAATCTAGTTTGCATAATCTTGTTTACATTTTTTgataggttttgttctagggatttatttgtggcctagtttagagcgaagtttttagaagtcctaattcattaACCCTCTTAGGCGTCATCATTTCCTACAAGCTCGTTTCTATATATACTTATTTTTTGACAAAAAAATTGGGTATTCAACTGAATACTCATATCATCACTGTAAGCCCGCCACTGTGTCCATCAATCATTTGTCGAATTGGAAAGACAATGAAATGATCCTTTGAGAAAACCACAAGGCAGGGTGATGTTGTTCCACTCACCGCAGTGACAAAGGTGGCATTCACCATCGTAGATGAGCACGAGCGGGTGTAGCACCGTTGGCACGGTGGCCGCCACCAGCAAAAAACTAGAGCCGTCAACGCATTCGCCCCTACAACTGTGAGGCCCCACGCGTCCATAAGAAAATGGTGAGATGGGATCCCCACGCACCAGCCGGCCTATCGTCGAAGTCGCTGCTCGTCAGCGCGTTTCGTGAGGCCTAGGGGCCAGTGGAGATGCGGGCGACTGAGGGGGGATGGTGTCGTGCGTGGAGGAGAGCTCTGGCACAGGGATGGGGAGGCCCGTCCAACGCGGCCAACCTGACGCCGAAGCCACTGCTCGTCGGCACGTCGCGCGAAGCCAAGGGGGCTGGGGATATGGCGGTAGTTACTGGGGGGATAGTGTCATGTGGGAGATGAGTTGTAGCACAGGGACAAGGGAGGCACAGAGCAGACGGGATGTTCAGCTAGTCCAAGACTAATTTTGCGCCTAGGGGTGGTGCCGTCGACCATGTCACGGGTGTCGGGACCACTGACTGGCAGAGTTTTAGGAGTGGGGATTCCAAAGATGGGGCGACAGTGGTTGATCTCTGTTTCATGATCGAGGCCAATGGGTGGGGTGCACGGACCTAGCCCAATCGGTGCCCAGTCGCACGACGTTAGGGTTTACAACTATCTTTTTGTAAAATATGAGATGAATGTGGGCATGCGTGTGCTCTCCGCGGATGGGGCGGTTGGCTGGGCGAGGGAAGCGTGGGCGACCGAGTGTGAAatgatttgccgagtgttttttttgggcactcggcaaagaagctctttgtcgagtgccaagcaaaaaaccctcggtaaaaaaacactcggcaaagaaactctttgccgagtgttttatttttgacactcggcaaggagtttctttgccgagtgttttttgacactcggcaaaaagttTCTTTGTCAGGTGTtttttaacactcggcaaagagcttccttGCCGAGTTTTTTATTTTGGACACTTGGCAAAGAGCTTTTTTGACGAGTGttttttcaacactaggcaaagacaatttaaaaattatattttaaagcaaaaaattaatttaaatgaaaaagttttcaactacaaatttttataattcatcaagatgtacaatttatattttgatcatttcttcatatgacaaaataaaagtaaatttgttcataaaacctatctctctctcgtagtttatgaaactataaGAGAGATGTACAAGAATTGTGAataatgttagaaccatcatgtgagataaacaaatgaccaaacaacaaaaataaactttgtagatcttgagaacttATGGAATTTTGTAGTTGGCAGCTTTTTTCATTTGAAGCcatcttgtcaacgaaaactaagtcgaatttaaaaaaattaaaatttgaattttgaaaacgatctcgaatggaaaaaccaccaacagaaaagttgtaggtcttgaaaacttatgaaactttgtagttgacaatgttttggttagAAATCAttttgtcatgcaaaactatgtttgaattttaaatgTTGAATTTTTCAGCTATCTCGGatgggaaaaaccaccaaaataaaagttataggtcttgaaatgtaatggaactttgtaattgacaatttttgGATTTAAAATTATCTTATCAAATAAAAAATTCATGTGAAgttttaaaatttgaaattcaaatttgtaAACGGCCTTGtatgtagaaactatcaaaatagaacttatagatcttgaaaagttatgcaacttaatAGTTGATCAAATTTTCAAatgaattcatttagtgcctcaaataatcaaattactcttagtttgttatagtacatgagaAATGAAAATGTAATATAGACACAATTGatttagtagtgtagtggtagaggAGGGTAATTATAGGAGAGAGGTTGGTGAGTTCAAATATCACCATTTCAtgaaaatataaatttaatttaaaattcaaaataaTGGTAAAAAATAataaggtgatgggtatggtaatGGGTTGGAGAGTTATTCCATAattaaaaaaatgttttgctgttttttgggGTTTTTTGTGACTTTTAATTTGTCgagtgcttttctttgccgagtgtccgaaaaaaatactcggcaaagaaccatttatcgataaaatgtttgccgagtattctttgtcgagtgtaaaatgacatttgccgagtgtctaggacACACGACAAAGAAGACAAGTCCGGTAGTGGTGTGGGCTTATGGGATGCTGTTGTATGGTAGTGTCGTGGTCTACACTATTGGCTTAATAAATAGTAGAGATTTAGTATATACTGTACCAATTGCTGTTTTGTGGGGGTGCGACTtttaatttgccgagtgctttacGACACTCGGTCCGAAaataagtactcggcaaagaattctttgccgataaaatgtttgccgagtgtaaaatggtctttgccgagtgtatagGACACACAGCAAAAAAGGTGAGTCCGGTAGTGGTGTGGGCTTGTGGGAGGCTGTAGTTATGGTAGTGCCGTGGTCTATATTATTGGCTTAATAGATAGTATAGATTTAGTATATATCGTAGCAATTAGCTGTTTTATCCGACCACTCATATGTTGTACACGACAATGACATTTGCCAATAGAAGTAGCACTTCACTTGTTGTTGCACATATCAGGAACAAAGTTTTATTGCAGTTTGACAGATATGCATGAGAAATACACAAAAAGATGAGTGTAGCACAAACGAATGATAATCAAAAGAATGGATGAAACAAAAAAGCGCAACCTTATGGCTTTCTGATCTCCGATGGTTGATATATATGTGTTGTGCTGGCACGACCTCTTTCTTCGATTTCCACGGCATCTGGCAGGCTTAGTATAAGCGGTGGTTAACGACGCTGCACTTCTTCCTGATCTCTCCCTTGCTTCCTTTCGGCATGGGCAGCTTGCTGAGCTTGAGCAGCGAGTCCGAGAAGTCCTCGTCCCATAGCGTGGCgttctcggcgtactccacgacgTGGCCGAACGCCTCCTTGTGCGTGAGCAGCGTCCAGTCGGAGTGGAAGGTGACGATCTTGGCCAGGTTGTTGTGGTAGAAGGAGTTGTCCAGGAAGTCGGGGATCTTGCGCACCCGGCTGGTGAACCCCGGCATGAACCTCGCCACCacgtcgtagtcctcgtcgcggACGTTGTTGTCCACGGGCGGGTTGGACCCCTGGGAGCACTTGTAGTTGAGCAGGTCGCGGTACGCCGGGGTGATCTGCTGCGATGGCTCGGAGAGGCGGCCGGTGAAGGACGAGCAGTGGCCCTGGCCGATGGAGTGCGCCCCGGTGAGGATGACGAGCTCCTCCACCGTGAAGTTCTTCCTGGCGAAGTTGTCGATGAGCTGCTGCACGTCTTGGTTGGAGTCCGGGAGCTCCGCCTGGGCCTCCTCGGCCTTGGAGACGAAGCCGTCCAGGCGGCCGGCGGGGACGGCGAAGTGGACGTGGCCGTTGCTGAGGACGCTGGCCGCGTCGCGGGCCGCGTAGATGAGGATGTCCGAGCAGGAGACGACGCCGGGGCACCTCTTCTCGACAGCGGCCTTGATCTCCTCCAGGAGGTCGAAGGCGGCGAGGCCGATGTTCACCGGCGCCTCCTTCTCCGGATGAGGGTTGTCGTAGGAAGCGTCCAGGAGGACAGAACCATCGCATCCCTGCATTGCATGGATGTCCAGTTCAATCAATCAATCAACTAATATACGGCCAAGTAGTATGTACATGAATGCGCATGCTGCTGCTCTTATTACCCTGACGAAGCAGTCATGGAAGAGAAGGCGGACGAGAGCGGCGCCGGTGCGGCGGCTGGCCTTGAGCGCCTTGATCACGTGCCACTTCACCACGTTCTCCACGCCCTTGCATTTCTTGCTGTAGTACCCGACCTCCAGCTCGCTGGCCTGCGACGTCGGCACGGTGGCGAGGAGCACCGCCGCCTGGacagccagaagcgcgcagaggaCTGCCACCGAGAGCTTCATTTTTGGTCTCCTGGAGCCTGGTCCGCGCGGCCGGGCGCCTAGCTGATGAAGCAAGAGACAGATGCTGCTGGCTCAGGAACAGGCACTTTGATGGTGTGCTTAGGAGATGGGCCTGCAGGGGTATATATTGCCGGGTTTGGCCAGTAGTTTAACTGTTAATGATTGAGGTTGCCGCCGATAATGAGATGGGAGAGAATAGGGAGGGAACGTGGTCGCCTTGCGGCGTTTTTGCTAAACCACAATGCGTCCATAATGTTAGCTTCATATAATATATAGTGCGTACCTAAAAGATAGCATGTGCTCTGCGTGCTGACCTGGTTAAACGAGATATTATAGGTTGATATATGTACAGACAAATAGGCCTGTCTTCTAAAACTCAATGTTCTTCTTGTTTTCATGGTCTTATCTGTTAGGCTACTAAGGGTATGTTTGAAAGTAACTGGTTTTTAAGGAACTGGTTTATAGAAACTAGAGCGCTTCCAAACAGGTCACAATATGCTTCGGTTTCTATAAACTGaatttccagttcctaaaataacAAAGAAGTTGGTCTTCTCTTACTAAAATCAGATTTTATTTGCCTGATAAATTATAGTGTCTTTAGCTAGTTTGGTAGAAATTATGGCACTTGACACGTTCTCAGGCCTATGCATGTGATCCTCTTGATGTCCGCTTTGCCCGATTCGAATGTTTAATTATCATTGGAAATAATAGAATTAAAAAATATGAGTTCAATCTATATTTAAAATTGGCAGCAAAGTAAAATAAAGAGAATAATTGAATCAATTACTTTAAAATAGAGTAAGGGTAGACTTGTCTTTGTGTATCGAAAAACTAGAAACTAACTGGATTCCAAATAAGCACACCCATTTTTTTTCCATAAACTAGTTTCTAGAAACTAGGGATAGAAACTAGTTTCTTAAATACTGTGGTGCTTCCAAACATACCATTAGGCCTCTAGTGTTTTCACTGTGTGTATATCCAAACAATTTACTCTGCCTTAGTATAAAGAGGCAGAACTCTTTTACTATTATTATACGCAAAAAACTCTACTAGCAGCTAATTAATAACACTGCATACTAGACATGTAGACGAAATTTTGTACACATAGTAAAGAATTCACAATCAGATGGTTAGTGACAGTGCTATAAAATTGATCCTAGAAGGCAAACAATTGTATTTATACAAGATGTTTAAAAATATTTGTCTTCAAAAAAATCAATGAATTTGGGAAAAAATATGCTATTTAGAGAGACAATTTAATAAGTATCCGCTACGATTATGATAATTGACTCTTTAGGTACCTAGGGAAACAAACCCTTCCACCCATCAATAGAAGATGTTGTCCCTATTTTTACTCCTCTCCATTACGACACCTTAGCTGCTCATTCCATTGCCACCCCACCCCCATTTCCCATTCTTAGGTCTTGGACTTGGTTGGTCTCCTCCTCTTCCATGTTGTTGGCCTTCCCGCATAGAAGGTGAGACTCACCATGACCTCCTTGCTTTTGGCAGTGACCATTGCCACAATAGCGCATGACACATTGGTTGGCTATAGCCTTGGATCCGTGATGGACCCATATAGCCTCACATGACTCCCTATAGGCTTGATCTAGGCAAAAAGCTACATCCACATCACGTGGATTGAGTCATATCCTCTCCTTATTTATCCTTAATCTATCTGTCTCTCTCCCATTCTCATCTAGGGCTTTAGTTTGGCAGCAGAAATCCATGCAGGGCATAGAGAGCAGGATGGTCGACATAACATTGCATGCCTAGCTTTGGCATTCTCTGGCCTCTGCCCCTAGATTTAGTCCCATAATGCCACTTGTGATCATGTTGGATGCTTGGATGGATGAGCATGACTTGAGCAATGCTTCACCAAAGCGATGCACATGTGCATATGTGTGCATTGGTGGATAAGGTGATGAAGTAGAGACATAGACATTGTATCAGTTGGAGGTGGATATGGAGCTTTGTAAAAAAATGGATCTCATTCCTTTTATAGTTTGGTTTtgctgtttgatgatcaacatgttttggtgtttgatgatcaacatgacCATTTGCACTAATATTGTTTGCTAGAGTATTTTATAGTCCAACATGATGTTAAGTGAAGTTGGACTTAGGCGAAGTGGTAATTAAGATGATCAACACCTCAAGCTAGACATGAGAAGCCAAGTTGAAGATTAAAAGACAAGAAAATTTCCAAGACATAAGATGGAACCAAGTTGGGCATGAAAATTCGAAAGGAAAAAGTTTTTTAAGATGATAGACCAACCATGACGGGCATCACATCATCTGCTAGAGAAAATCATAGCAGAGGTGTTCCTAGAGGTGTTGGACAATAGTCAGACTAAGAAAATATTAGGGTGGTGTACCAAATGACGACAATGTTCACGCTCAGCAGGAGTGTCAGACCGAGACGACATAGGATGTCGGATCATCGGTTAGAGTTTGACAGTAAGGAGAGAGGTTCTAGAGAGGAGATCAGAGTGTTAGTCTAGTCGAAAGAAGGCTATCGTACCAAAAACTACGGAGACACACTTAATGGTCAACAACAGCTAGTTCTGAAATAGTGGCCATTAAGAGTCATCGTACTATGACATAATGGTCTGACGACCATATATTGCATGGTATGACAATATCCATAGATGACTATTGAAGTTGCGACGGCTATGCCTAACCTTCTTGGGGGCTATGAATATGACCTCAACCGACATTTAAGAGTGTGGAGCCCAAGCAATACTTATGCGAGTTGATGCTTGTCTATAACATCTTTAGCCATCAATGTGCTTAGTGAAATCACAACAGGAATTAGAAGTACTCCCGTCGACCTGTATAATTCCCATCAACAATAAGGATAACCGACATGAGTTAAGGTAACTCCCATCCGTCAGGCTGGTAGCCGATGGGATTAATTATATAACTTTTGTCGGCTATCATTATTATCGAATTCTACCATCTTAGAGTCTGTCCGATGGGAGTTATCCTAGGGCCAGGCCTCCCTACTTCTCTCCATGTGCAACTCTATCGCTCTCACTCTCCAATGTCATCTCTGCCCTGTAGACCTCGCGTTGCCCGCCAGCGCGCTGTCCCACGCTGCCTCCCTACAGCTCACACCCATTGGTTCCTCTAGCAACGCATGACGCTGGCATCGTAGTTGCGCTACGACACTGGCCCGTGGTCTACCAACGTCATCGCTCCCTATGCTACGGTGTCGATCTGTGGTTGTCCTACAGTGCATGACATCGCACCACCGCCCTACAATGTCACTCTTGCTCTCCCTCACCCTTCGCGGTCCCCCACTTCTTCGACCCCATCACTCATCACCATTCTCGAAGGTCTTTCTTCTATAAAATTAAATCCaagattgaaagtcacctagaggggggtgcatagacggaatctgaaaattataaacttaagcacacactacaagccggggttagcgttagaattaaattcgagtctaaaagagagggaaaataaatcaaccaagaaataaagcagatgaatatggtgatttgttttaccgaggttcggttccaaagaacctattccccgttgatgtggtcacaaagaccgggtctctttcaaccctttccctctctcaaacgggcacttagaccaagtgagctttctccttaatcaaacgggtcacttagaccctgcaaggaccaccacaacttggtgtctcttgctttgattacaagtcacttgagaataagaatgggaggagaagaaagcacgattgcaaaagccaagtgacaagagcgacaaataacacacggatcactctctctctctcaagtcactaatcactaatgatcacttgtcttaattgtggaacttggacagattggaagctttgattgtgtcttagaatgaattgctagctcttgtattgaatgtgaaggattggaatgcttgggtcaagtgaatggaggtggttggggttgtatttatagcccccaaccacttcctaaccgttgctccttttctgtctactgcggacggtccgcacccctggtccggacagtccgcccctgcatATCAATGGCTGAAAACGcaatggtcagcagtaacggctataacaacagctacttttcatttaatgcgtcgtcagatgtcagataaaggcagtcacgGACagcccggtcgtgcaccccggacggtccgcgaggacactaaaaatacattttaccgaacccgtcaccttcgggtttttttggttttcaccgaccggatggtccgcgtctgaggccggacggttcgcacttggtctcggacggtgctcgcttctccatcggacggtccgtagtgttgacttgcgtttatgcagtgttcctgtccgagggtcaACACTTTtggagatgaagggtcgaaccttgGTCATCGGTGCCGCGGACGGTCAGCCtcaagggcccggacagtccgtgcttaagtgtttttccaaaaagcttctcctgtccggaataatctacggtattccggacagttgaTTTAGAATagatgtagatgaacttatgcacatgtgaaatgatcaactaggcaaactggttagtccacaaggtttgtgatggtcatcaaacaccaaaatcgattataggaaatattgagactatttccctatcaatctcccctttttggtgattcatgccaacacaaaccaaagcaaatataaagtgtaaaaatgtatttagtttgcattttgacatatgtgcataagttattttgaaatgaaagtatttctaagtatataagtttgatttgatatttaatattttggaccacatttgcaccacttgttttgtttttgcaaattcttttggaaaaaatcttttcaaagtcttttgcaaatagtcaaagatatacgaataagattgcaagaagcattttaagatttgaaatttctccccctgtttcaaatgcttttcctttgatgttgggaccatgcttcgtcgccgaaggtcctgcaggaagaaacagcttcggctaaagctgcttatacatgatgaccgaagctaccactcatgaagctttggTGTTAtaacgtatccgaagatgaagggtcgaaccgacttaaagatggaatgacagtttagtccataagggtctgagtcattgttgttaacttttataaggggcataattgtaattccttacaggctgtgtcctgtgcctataaatagtgaacagtattcctttactgctcacgcattcctgtaattgcgaacgcatcactcgggaattattatttgtcaaggcaaaggtataaatgtacctaaacattatgttctaacattttagattcatataataagatatgcgaatgatgtcatttatttttgatatatttatatttaatgtttcacattttatattactttgtattattttataagtttaatcacgaaggtgtaaccttcgtgatattctactcgtggtcttcgttcgaagttcattaaatccttggggagataatgtttcagcggacgaagggcattaatatttaacattttatgttgccttgttcttaattcataacatttgagaacaagtccccaacattggcgcccaactccggtgaactcacttccactttcctgagacaatggcttcgttcaagaaccaagatggaactgcttcggctccgaagctgattctcccgataacaggcggttcatgctcagagccggctaacaagaaacagaagaaggaggcacatagaagagtacaacatgtaggagtacaaggacccttcatcaagtcaatatggtctcacattccaattaccttctcccaagaggatcttcagctcaaggattacccacacaatgatgctatggttatctcttgtgtgatcaaaggatttctggtccataatgttttggttgatacatgcagtgcagctgatatcatatttgctaaggccttcagacagatgcaagagcccgaagacaagatccatgatgccacacatcccctttgtggcttcggaggaaggcagattgtagcacttggaaaaatcacaatgccattaaccttcggatttatcaacaacacaaggactgaacaagttgtgttcgacattgttgacatggaatacccttacaatgcaatcattggtcgtggtactctgaatgctttcgaagcaattcttcatccagcatatctttgcatgaagataccttcggaccaaggacctattgccattcatggaagtcaggaagctgccagaagggccgaaggaaactggacagactcaaaagcaattcataacatagatggagctgaagcttgtgagcagtacaagtttagaagggagaaagctgcttcggccgatcagccgaagcccatgcttttatgtgaggacataacagagcagaaggtgctattgggatcccaactgtctgaagaacaggagaaaaccttgataaggtttctgttcaacaacaaagatgtttttgcatggtcagccaatgatctttgtggagtcaacagggatgttattgaacactcgctcaacgttgacccatcctttagacctagaaagcagaggcttcggaagatgtctgatgacaaggccgaaggtgcttggaatgaagtgaaaaggctcctcagtgccggagttatcagagaggtgaaatacccagaatggctggc of Zea mays cultivar B73 chromosome 8, Zm-B73-REFERENCE-NAM-5.0, whole genome shotgun sequence contains these proteins:
- the LOC100276245 gene encoding putative class III secretory plant peroxidase family protein precursor, coding for MKLSVAVLCALLAVQAAVLLATVPTSQASELEVGYYSKKCKGVENVVKWHVIKALKASRRTGAALVRLLFHDCFVRGCDGSVLLDASYDNPHPEKEAPVNIGLAAFDLLEEIKAAVEKRCPGVVSCSDILIYAARDAASVLSNGHVHFAVPAGRLDGFVSKAEEAQAELPDSNQDVQQLIDNFARKNFTVEELVILTGAHSIGQGHCSSFTGRLSEPSQQITPAYRDLLNYKCSQGSNPPVDNNVRDEDYDVVARFMPGFTSRVRKIPDFLDNSFYHNNLAKIVTFHSDWTLLTHKEAFGHVVEYAENATLWDEDFSDSLLKLSKLPMPKGSKGEIRKKCSVVNHRLY